The sequence below is a genomic window from Gadus morhua chromosome 12, gadMor3.0, whole genome shotgun sequence.
ATTCTACTTAGGTCTTAACTTCTCTTGGGATCCACCCGTTAGCTCATCAGGCTAACCAGTGGACCGTCCACCCCCCGCACCACTCACCGGTCAGGCCGAAGCACTCTTCCTTCCAGTACTTCGACTCGTAGATCCGAGTCCTGATGATCTTCTCCACCAGATACTGAGGGTTGGTGCCATGGATGCTGTTGGCGTCTTTCACGGTCCTGTTAGCCATGTCAGCCGATCGTGTGCGGGTTCCTCTGAAAGAAACAACCCCCTGTGCTACGATGTGTTTCCGGGTCTACAACGTTTACTTCCGGTTTAGTCGGAGACGGCCCTGATTGGTCCAGCACTTTATATGACTGAAATGACGCGGTTTTCGCGGGAACCGCGGTATGTGAAGTCCACGTCGAGTCGAGGTTAGTTTGAAAGAACGCGGGCACGTCTCCGAGCCTCATTATCATCTTAAACAAGTGTAGTTATTCGCTATATCAGTCTTCCATTTGGCGTTTTCAGCAAGTTAAGATGGCCAGGTACTTGACCAGAAACAGGCTGCGACGGATCTACAAGTGGGGCGGCTTCCCCGTGAGCCACGATAGGAAGTTAAAGACCGACGAATATGAGTGAGTAGCGACAACAAGCCGTTTTCCGGTTGTACTTGTATCATTGTGATCTTTCTTTGAACGATTCAGTTGAACTTCACTGACAAATGTCCATTGTGTTCCATTGTGTTTCCATTGTGTTGTTCTTTTTGTATCTGAAGCTCATTGCACATCAGCCTGGAGGACCTGCCCCGGACCACCGTGATCACCAACGGGCAGTACATCCTGATAGAAGGCGTGGATGACGACCACCCCTACGTGGCAAAGGTCACGAAGCTCATCGGTAGGAGACGACACAAGGCACACGTGTGGTTCCTTCTTACAAGTAGCAAGCCCCATATCAGCCTATCAACCCTAAAGACGTGGTTATTTTCAGTGCAAAtcattaaaaatgcaaaaagcATCAAAACCCCCGACCATAATGGGTTACTCTTTACTTgaatcattgtgttgtgttcctcAGAGAgtgacaagaagaagaaggctCTGGTTCAGTGGTTTGCCCGTGTGGGCGAAGTCCCCCCGAACAAGTTGAAACTGCTGGGCAGGGAGCCGCACCCGCAGGAGATCTTCTACTACGAGGGCCCCACCTGTGAGGACGAGATCGACGTGGAGTCCATCCTCAACACTGTGCAGGTACATCAGTCAACCCTCTCCTATTGGATGGTTTTTACTTATGACTGAAATCCCGAAATGCTCTAAAGCAAGTGGTTCTCAAACCTTTTCTACAAGTATTCTCCCTTTGAGTACCCCCTTCACTGACACAAAACGGAAGCTTCCGGATTTGACTCTTAAAGATAGTTggctattttttctttcttttctggATAACCCCTGCAGTACTGCAAAgtacccccatttgagaacAAGTGCTCTAAAGCATCATCGAATTTCGTCTGATCAGTAATGGAATCAATCCTTGGCGTCGACTTTCATTgctttccaaaaaaaaacatttaaataagtcAAAGTAGGTCAGCTGCTTCCATTCTTGGGCTTTACGTGGACAGCTATGGCTTTGTCTTTTAAAATATGAAATCTCTGAGGTCTTTCTCACAGCAGCTGTCAACACTGTTGCGTTTCAGTTCTTCCCGCGGATGTATCCGGTTTCATCCAACACCAAACATGCGTGTGCCTGCCACTGCCGTTGTGCCAGGCACTGGCCGTAGACCTGGAGAGGGTCCCCAGGCACCCACTGCTCCTAGAGATCGGTTAAACGCAGCGATCACAATTAGCTGTGCAATGGTAAAGCTGAATCTAGGTAGCGGTAGCGTTGTCAGTTTGGGACGCCCCATCGTGAACAGGGATCTAGTTCAGCACCGTTGAAGCCTAAACCTTTCCCTTCGAAGTGATTGTAGGGAAGAGGGAGCTACATATCCTAGCCATGGCCATCGTGCCTTAAcatgttcctcctcctcctcctcctcctcctctgcaggTAAAGTTCATTCCGGTGGGGGCGCCGTTCCCCGACGTCGACCGGCAGGAAGTGCTGTACGTGAAGCTCTCCTGGAACACCAAGGTCTTCAAGGTCGTGACGCCCGAGCAGATCGagaccgccaccgccgccgcgcccCGCCTCGTCCCCACCCCCGGCCGCCTCCGTCCCGCCCTTCCCCCCTCGCCGCCCTGCTCCCCCGCCCTGGCGGCGACCCCCCGGTCGAGGGCGCCCTCCCGGCGGGCCCTGCCCACGCCGGACCCCATGGTCATGAACCGAGCGGCCGCCGCGGGCGGGCACGGCGTCCGGGGCACGGCGAGCGCCGGGAAGATGGTGGCGGAGGCGGAGTCGATGCACTCGGCCTCCAAGATTTCCGCCTCCAAGTGCCTGAGCGGCAAGAGGAGGTCCTGCGTTGCGCGGACCCCCGGGGTGCGCAAGAAGCTGGAGCTCAGCAGTGAGTGTTTCTTCAGGGGGCATGATGCTGTCATTTACGTTTAGATTACATTCAGGGCCTCGAGGGAAGTTAAGACCTGAGGAGAAGATTGAAGCCGTGAGGTTTTTGCGATGGTATACTATGCGAGTCTGGAGTGAACTATGAGAGAGCCTTCTCCTTACATTTAGCAGGGCGTTATgcaaccattcacacacacaatcgcacaccgacggcagagtcaaccatgccagGCGACGGCCACGTCGTCGGCAGGAAAGGTGAGGGCTTAGAGGTGTCCCCGACGCTCGGCtacgaggagccggggatcgaaccagcagcCTTCCGGTTACCCGGCGACTGTCGCAGTAGCTCAGGGCTGGGCACACAGggtttattttgcttaatgaGTGGTGTTGTCAGATGCCTGCGGAAGGCTGCTACCACCACGGCACAGAGACGCAAGCAAGCgcctatttatgtatttttgtgaGTTCTTATCTTGACCGCTCACAGCCAGTGAAATGACGGGGAGGTGCAAAGGAGAAAATCCTCGTGAAACTCTGGAAAGAATTGGCGCTTATTTAGACCTcgtcactcccccccccccccccccccccccccaggtcctaGGAAGAGCCTGATGGACGGGGACGAGGGCCTCTGCCAGCTCCTGGACGAGGACCTGGACCAGGACGTGCTGATGGTCCAGCGCTCGGCCACGACCCTGACCCGCCTCATGTCCCAGCCCGGCGGCCTGACCCCCGCCAGGAAGACCTCGAGGGCCGCTGGGTCCTGGGGCTCCCAGAGCATGAAGCCGGTCCTGAGCTACATGAGCCTGGGGGGGGACAGTTCGCCGGAGACCGCTCTGCAGGACTCTGACAGGtgagcgtggggggggggcatccatCAGGGGCCAGGGGCCTGGGTTTAGGAGTGGGGGGCACCCATCAGGGTCCTGGGTTTAGGAGGGGGGGGCACCCATCAGGGACCTGggtttaggaggggggggggtacccatCAGAGTCCTGGGTTTAGGAGTCCTATTAGTATCGTGCTGTTCCTTCTGCTGATCCACATGCTACCGTTTTGTTTGAGCAGATAATGAGGACGACTCTAACCGTTCATCCTACACTGATGGATTTGAAGTCGTTTCCTTTTGCATATTAGTTTGTTTTTGTCCAGAAAATCCTTGTTTACCTTTTTCTATTTGTTAATACCAAGTTGATTATTCCGAAACATGCTTTTTGTGGCAAACTTTCTCACTTAAGAGTAGAGGTtctagcattgtgtagcatctgatCCTAGCTATCATTGTTGTGtacgggaatgggttaacctagtgatttcTAGTGCTTTGcacctggttctatgaacatctttaccgTCAGAGATgcattgtttcaccttcttctgccaaacgtacttattgtaagtcgctttggataaaagcgtctgctaaatgtaaatccaAATACGTCTGGCTCCTCCTGCGATCCGCCGCCGTGTCGAGACTCACTGCGGCCTCTTCCAGGGAGCTGTGTGGCGTGGCCTCCCTGGAGGACGAGGTGTTTGACATGGGGCTGACCCTGACTCCCAGGAGGCAGGCCACCCCCAGGAGAAACcctgccaccagggggcagaagTGAGTCACTAGCCTGGTGGTGGCGGGTCCTCACGTTTTCGCTAGCACCGATCACGACCCGGTTTCATGAGTTGAAGTCACGGGGAAAACACGAGCAGTGGACGGTTGGACGACCGGGAGGCTTCATTAGAGCTTTATTATTCATAGTAATAAACCCGCATTTGAGTCGTATCACATGTTAAAGGAACGTTTCATTGCCTGATTTTAATTGGCACCTTCAAATCTCGCTCAGACTATGTCCAAAAGCGAGGTTCACTTGATGTCGGACCGTTCAACTGAGTTCTCCTGTTTTGTGCCCTTCATCCTGGTTGATCTCAcaatttccaaacacattagaGGTTTGCGGGTTGCACGTGTGGGGTGTTGTGTTCACGACGGGGGTATctttctcgggggggggggggggggtctctcaaAACCCTTGGTGGATGCAGACAGGAGGTTCACCCATGGAGACGACGGCTGATGTGTTTGCTCGGTACCTGGTGGCACACAGACAGAACCTAGGAGTTTGATGGCACATGTATTTTATACACAATGTATCTTATATCTGTAACGTCACCTGACCCTGCCTTTGGCTGTTCTCTCTGACATAAGAGCGTCCACACCTTCCAGGAGGGCAGATCGGGCCACCAAGGAACACTCTCTTGGAGTGCTGTAAGTACCTCCATCACCATTTTAAAAGTCCCATTAATGCTGGTAGCTTCTCCTTTTCAAATGgtcttttactttgaaaaaagGATCAGTTTCCGTCCTTTGCTCCTGTAGAAGCTCTGATTGGTGTTCCTTGTATTTTAACACGGATCAGAGTGAGTGAGGTGGGTTGAGTGCCTGGCCTCactaaccccgccccctgctggccgttCGTCCACAGAGCGGAGGAGAACGAGAACTCGCCCATGGAGCCCGCGGCCCCCACCCCGCGGACCTCCAGGAGGAAGTCCGCCCAGCTGGTGTCCTCTCGGATCAGGAAGCAGCTGTGAGTGTCTCGGTGGGgttcaggaggtggagcggctCGGCTGGCTGCTGGAGGggtgctggttcgatccccggctccaccCAGCGGAGTTCCGCTTTATTTTTTTAGGGGTGTAGGCGGGGACGtcccatgtttttattttttatttttttttactttcgtCCTTGTATATGTTGGCGTCTTTTCCTTCTGGGAACGCACGGCTCTGATCTGTGAGCGTCTCCCTCCAGGAGTCTACTGGACGACGTTCACTCCGACGGAGACGACAGCGACGAGTTCCTCCCGTCCGTCAAGGAGCTCCGGAGCAGcagcgacgaggaggaggagccgcaggaggaagaggaggaggaggaggaggagttctgCGCGAGGTTGGACAGCGACGACGAAATCGTCGCCAAGAAGAGCAAACGCGGGGCGGCGGCGCCTCGAACCCCCCGCTCCGCACGGAAGAGCCAGGCTTCCATGCGCACGCCACGGAAAACACCCGTGAAGAAGGTACGTTGGGGGCCTTCCTCAGTATCTTGGGTTCAGATGGAGGGCAGAAGCAGTACACAAGGGATGCCGGGATCACACGTAACTCATTGCTATTGTGAttcataggccacgcccacgaCGCCACGCACCCCTCGCCATGCCACGCCCAGTATCCCGAGCCGCTCCCTGCCGGCCCGACAGCCCGGGAGCGCCCTGGAGGAGGCCCGGGCCCggtaaggaggaggagaccgtgtgtgtgtgtgtgtgtgtgtgtgtgtgtgtgtgtgtgtgtgtgtgtgtgtgttgggtctttgtttgtgtgtgtcaaggcCCATTCCTGTTGCTGATGCATTATaaagtcacacacacccacttcaCATCCCATGTTATGTTTTGGATGAGGACTCCATCAACGTTGCGCTGGAGACTATttgctgccatctagtggtcagAAATAGTTTGTCTTTAATTCTTGATTTTTGCTGTTATGTTTGTTGTGATATGGCTTCATTCATTTGAAATGAGGAAAAAACCCATAAGGAACATAGCTCATCGATCTAATGCGATGCAATATACCTTTCCCCTCCCTCGGTTATGTTGATTGAACGGCAAAGCATCCATCGAGTCTGTAATTGTTGgctataaagtgtgtgtgttgccatctGTCCGTGTCCAGGCTCCACGTGTCGTCAGTGCCAGAGTCCCTCCCCTGCCGCGAGCAGGAGTTCCAGGACATCTACAACTTTGTGGAGAGCAAGGTCATGGACGGGACCGGAGGGTAAGAAGAATATCTTAATTCAAACCCTCTGTTTACATCCTACCAGAGAGACCCTACACGATGTATAAAGAcgcacagcgtgtgtgtgtgtgtgtgtcggctaATAATCTAGAATCACTCCCACCGCTCAATACTtttaaaaacctttttaaaaTCATCCCTGACTGAACAatgcaattgttttttttaacctgATGCCCTTTTAGCTGTCTGTTTGTATTAGCTTGTTATACCTTAGCTTGATATTAAGTGTAATGTCTTGCATTCTAGTGTGTGTAGTTTGTCATTTGTGGTGTAGCCATGTCTTGTCTTTTGTGTATTCCAAAACTTTCTGCTGTCTTtcttggccaggactccctGGGTGAAGTTACTGTAACTCAATGGGACCTTTTCctggtaaaataaaaagtgtgtgcgtgtgtgtgttcaggtgcatGTACATCTCGGGGGTCCCGGGCACGGGTAAGACGGCCACAGTGCACGAGGTGATCCGCTCTCTGCAGCGAGCCTCCGACGCGGACGACGTCCCCGCCTTCAACTTCATCGAGATCAACGGCATGAAGATGACGGACCCCCACCAGGCCTACGTGCAGATCCTGCAGGTGAGCGAGGGCACGTTTTCATAGTGTTGTACGAACCGTGGTTTGAGGAACTCACCTGGGATTGAACCAAGGGGGGTCCTTCGGTCAATTTTGTCAGAAGTGCGCAGTGCTGTTAAACCCCAGTCTCAATCTGATTGGACGAGTAGATCACCAGAATCAAGGGTGTCTCTAGCTTTTGAAGTCATCACTTTCTGTAGAGAAGAGGGAAAGAATTGAGTGTAGCCAGTTGGTGTTTGTGCATCGATAGTTGTGTGTGAAAAGAAAGCATTATATGCTACTACTAAAACAATGAAATATTGAACTAAAGAGCTGAACTAATGAACAATGAAGACATCTTGTATCTCAACGGGATCTTCCTGGCTAAATAAAGGATCAGATAAAATACAAAGCTTGTTCCCTCCCGTTCCCAACATGAGTCTTAAATGTGTTCGATCACCGAGCCCTGAGGCAGTAAGACATGGTATAAACATCATTGATCCTTCATTAAGATggtctctgaccccccccccccccccctcctgtgtcATCTGTGCAGAAGCTGACGGGGCAGAAGGCCACCCCGGACCACGCTGCCGCCCTGCTGGAGAAGAGGTTCAGCCACGCCGGACCCAAGAAGGAGAGCACCGTGCTGTTGGTGGACGAGGTgaggccgtctgtctgtctgtctgtctgtctggggccCCATGGTCCTGACCCGCTGTCTCCAGCGCAGTAGAAGTAACTGTCTCGTGATTCATTTTCATGCATATGATCCTTGTGGTTTAATGTTGGTCTTTGGTAAGTCTTAAAGTAAATGCCCTCTATAATATGCATAATATGAGTACAATGGCGATCCATTTGGGAGTGAATCACTCATTCACATTCATTCATGGCGGTCTATTTGGTGACCTTTGTCACAAAACAAATGTATATGGATGGAttgatccatccatctatacacccacacccacacgtcATT
It includes:
- the orc1 gene encoding origin recognition complex subunit 1 isoform X2; protein product: MARYLTRNRLRRIYKWGGFPVSHDRKLKTDEYDSLHISLEDLPRTTVITNGQYILIEGVDDDHPYVAKVTKLIESDKKKKALVQWFARVGEVPPNKLKLLGREPHPQEIFYYEGPTCEDEIDVESILNTVQVKFIPVGAPFPDVDRQEVLYVKLSWNTKVFKVVTPEQIETATAAAPRLVPTPGRLRPALPPSPPCSPALAATPRSRAPSRRALPTPDPMVMNRAAAAGGHGVRGTASAGKMVAEAESMHSASKISASKCLSGKRRSCVARTPGVRKKLELSSPRKSLMDGDEGLCQLLDEDLDQDVLMVQRSATTLTRLMSQPGGLTPARKTSRAAGSWGSQSMKPVLSYMSLGGDSSPETALQDSDRASTPSRRADRATKEHSLGVLAEENENSPMEPAAPTPRTSRRKSAQLVSSRIRKQLSLLDDVHSDGDDSDEFLPSVKELRSSSDEEEEPQEEEEEEEEEFCARLDSDDEIVAKKSKRGAAAPRTPRSARKSQASMRTPRKTPVKKATPTTPRTPRHATPSIPSRSLPARQPGSALEEARARLHVSSVPESLPCREQEFQDIYNFVESKVMDGTGGCMYISGVPGTGKTATVHEVIRSLQRASDADDVPAFNFIEINGMKMTDPHQAYVQILQKLTGQKATPDHAAALLEKRFSHAGPKKESTVLLVDELDLLWTRKQNVMYNLFDWPTRRHGRLVVLTIANTMDLPERIMINRVASRLGLTRMSFQPYSFKQLQQIIMSRLNKVKAFEEDALQLVSRKVAALSGDARRCLDICRRATEICEHTSLDPGAPGLVGMSHVMQALDEMFSSAYVTAIRCASVQEQLFLRSVLMEFRRLGLEEATFQQVLVQHQALCRVEGLQPPSVSEALAACQRLGACRLLLLEPSRLGVLQRVRLNVSQDDVLYALKAE
- the orc1 gene encoding origin recognition complex subunit 1 isoform X1 is translated as MARYLTRNRLRRIYKWGGFPVSHDRKLKTDEYDSLHISLEDLPRTTVITNGQYILIEGVDDDHPYVAKVTKLIESDKKKKALVQWFARVGEVPPNKLKLLGREPHPQEIFYYEGPTCEDEIDVESILNTVQVKFIPVGAPFPDVDRQEVLYVKLSWNTKVFKVVTPEQIETATAAAPRLVPTPGRLRPALPPSPPCSPALAATPRSRAPSRRALPTPDPMVMNRAAAAGGHGVRGTASAGKMVAEAESMHSASKISASKCLSGKRRSCVARTPGVRKKLELSSPRKSLMDGDEGLCQLLDEDLDQDVLMVQRSATTLTRLMSQPGGLTPARKTSRAAGSWGSQSMKPVLSYMSLGGDSSPETALQDSDRELCGVASLEDEVFDMGLTLTPRRQATPRRNPATRGQKASTPSRRADRATKEHSLGVLAEENENSPMEPAAPTPRTSRRKSAQLVSSRIRKQLSLLDDVHSDGDDSDEFLPSVKELRSSSDEEEEPQEEEEEEEEEFCARLDSDDEIVAKKSKRGAAAPRTPRSARKSQASMRTPRKTPVKKATPTTPRTPRHATPSIPSRSLPARQPGSALEEARARLHVSSVPESLPCREQEFQDIYNFVESKVMDGTGGCMYISGVPGTGKTATVHEVIRSLQRASDADDVPAFNFIEINGMKMTDPHQAYVQILQKLTGQKATPDHAAALLEKRFSHAGPKKESTVLLVDELDLLWTRKQNVMYNLFDWPTRRHGRLVVLTIANTMDLPERIMINRVASRLGLTRMSFQPYSFKQLQQIIMSRLNKVKAFEEDALQLVSRKVAALSGDARRCLDICRRATEICEHTSLDPGAPGLVGMSHVMQALDEMFSSAYVTAIRCASVQEQLFLRSVLMEFRRLGLEEATFQQVLVQHQALCRVEGLQPPSVSEALAACQRLGACRLLLLEPSRLGVLQRVRLNVSQDDVLYALKAE